One region of Sulfurisphaera ohwakuensis genomic DNA includes:
- a CDS encoding cytochrome ubiquinol oxidase subunit I, whose protein sequence is MSLFVFDRVLAAYTMAIHVLFTYWAISLPFFIVTAEYLGYRKNDPYYLALAKRFAVVMAVLFAVGSAGGAAIAVEFITVWYKWMYLVNELEIMPFVLEVLAFFTEVIFLALYLYGWDRMSRTTHMILGLMIGAGSTASAILIIIVNSWMNTPSGFNVMNYINNGVLTDINPVSGLWPPAATAEVPMGVAGALFVGFGSLAGYFSLRKLFSKNLTHDDVEYYNRGLKLSIYGAAIDAIFLAWAGDNAGKTLYSVQPLKLATLEGLMHTSRYAPMDLGPIKIPGLLSLLVSWPPNPSALVLGYSSFVENVRDPIWWLSHAAYDVHAALGILGAIVFWILALFTYYGHKLNVKFLGLNNTLENKIPLAVAFIMGWLQLVAWESGWVAAETGRQPFVIWGPMLQTANGIYTIEAVMWTNEAYNNNPIVYPIGIAIMTVLAIAVIGTIYMLKKLFTGREISKDVASITPTFSSGFTAQAPPVKTMSTHEKEHLGGGMNE, encoded by the coding sequence ATGAGTCTATTCGTATTTGATAGAGTGCTTGCAGCATATACTATGGCAATTCACGTACTTTTTACATATTGGGCTATATCATTACCATTCTTCATAGTAACTGCTGAGTACTTAGGCTATAGAAAGAACGACCCCTACTATCTAGCCTTAGCAAAAAGGTTTGCAGTAGTCATGGCAGTACTATTTGCTGTTGGCTCTGCTGGTGGAGCGGCAATAGCTGTGGAGTTCATTACAGTATGGTATAAATGGATGTACTTAGTTAACGAATTAGAGATAATGCCGTTTGTACTTGAGGTTTTAGCGTTCTTTACAGAAGTAATATTCTTAGCTCTATATTTATATGGCTGGGATAGGATGAGCAGAACAACACATATGATACTAGGATTAATGATAGGTGCCGGATCTACTGCATCAGCAATTCTTATAATTATTGTCAACTCATGGATGAATACACCATCTGGTTTTAACGTTATGAACTATATAAATAACGGAGTTCTAACTGACATTAATCCAGTATCGGGATTATGGCCTCCAGCCGCAACTGCAGAAGTGCCAATGGGTGTTGCAGGAGCTCTCTTCGTAGGATTCGGTAGCTTAGCTGGCTATTTCAGTTTAAGAAAACTTTTTAGTAAGAACCTAACTCATGATGACGTAGAGTACTACAATAGAGGATTAAAACTTTCAATATACGGAGCAGCAATTGATGCAATATTCCTAGCTTGGGCTGGCGATAATGCTGGAAAGACTTTATATTCTGTCCAACCATTAAAGTTAGCAACACTTGAAGGTTTAATGCATACTAGTAGATATGCACCTATGGACCTCGGTCCAATCAAAATACCAGGATTATTAAGCTTACTAGTCTCATGGCCTCCTAATCCGAGTGCATTAGTGCTTGGCTATTCAAGCTTTGTAGAGAATGTTAGAGATCCAATCTGGTGGCTATCTCATGCCGCATATGATGTTCATGCTGCACTAGGCATATTAGGTGCAATAGTCTTCTGGATATTAGCTCTATTTACTTATTACGGACATAAGCTTAACGTAAAATTCTTAGGGCTTAACAATACCCTAGAAAACAAAATCCCATTAGCAGTGGCATTTATCATGGGTTGGCTACAGCTAGTAGCCTGGGAGTCTGGATGGGTTGCAGCTGAAACCGGTAGGCAACCTTTCGTAATATGGGGACCCATGCTACAGACCGCTAATGGAATATATACAATCGAAGCTGTAATGTGGACAAATGAGGCTTATAACAACAATCCGATAGTATATCCAATTGGTATAGCAATAATGACCGTTCTAGCAATTGCTGTAATTGGAACAATATATATGTTAAAGAAACTCTTCACTGGTAGAGAAATATCTAAAGATGTTGCTTCAATTACCCCAACATTTAGTAGCGGGTTTACAGCCCAAGCTCCCCCAGTCAAGACTATGAGTACCCATGAAAAAGAGCATTTAGGAGGTGGTATGAATGAATGA
- a CDS encoding AAA family ATPase, with product MWFIYGPPTPNPFGRDQEIDTLIRFMKNGQPVSLIGPRRIGKTSILLASLNKSSLPFVLISVEEFVRGEKGFNLAEFVSAYISNVTITAYSFAGFKFQFVEKTKSYLKQIRELIGAIEVTLNVPELTALIEVVLDKAQRNKNLSEELSKVLDLPQILAEKLGIQRMVIALDEFQYLKLAKQTSPEIFHIMRSKWQFHKNVTYVISGSAIGMLKEIINTKTQPFY from the coding sequence ATGTGGTTTATATATGGACCTCCAACTCCTAATCCATTTGGCAGAGATCAAGAGATAGATACTTTGATACGATTCATGAAAAACGGTCAGCCAGTAAGCTTAATAGGTCCTAGGAGGATCGGAAAAACCTCAATATTATTAGCCTCTCTTAATAAATCTTCTTTACCTTTTGTTTTGATTTCAGTAGAGGAATTTGTCAGAGGAGAAAAAGGTTTCAACTTGGCGGAATTCGTCTCAGCGTACATAAGTAATGTTACAATCACAGCTTATTCTTTTGCAGGTTTCAAGTTTCAGTTCGTGGAAAAGACTAAAAGTTATTTAAAGCAGATTAGGGAACTAATAGGTGCGATCGAAGTAACCCTTAACGTACCAGAATTAACTGCTTTAATTGAAGTTGTGCTAGATAAAGCACAGAGGAATAAGAATTTAAGTGAAGAGCTTTCCAAGGTCTTGGATTTACCTCAAATATTAGCTGAGAAATTAGGTATTCAAAGGATGGTAATAGCTCTTGATGAGTTTCAATATCTTAAGCTAGCAAAACAAACTTCACCTGAAATATTTCACATAATGAGGAGTAAGTGGCAGTTTCATAAAAACGTAACCTACGTTATTTCTGGTTCTGCAATTGGAATGCTTAAAGAGATCATAAATACTAAAACCCAACCTTTTTATTAG
- a CDS encoding ISNCY family transposase — MNTNSLLQAYYNALQEALQQIFIALTSVRKDTLAKLVLGGVMGGTATEIAQATGMDYETVLKNLNKLANTNLIKIVKEIVQDHPVQLIIDDTHDHKQHARALPVSRNGAQVFYCREHKRYEPTIQLLIIAIKDLKTNETYIVTIIPYIPQKVVEILRERGEEVEFKTKIQEYLETLPILEKEFNVVCKVFDSWYVNSRTLLSNTVGELKSNSRVTEGGRLVPVGEFPEGEYLVEYLGIPIKLLVIDDYKGFGRRYFFSTNVNDTAEEIITAWENRWDIEVLIRELKALGLEKGSFLTWVRNKGFITLKALSLLLVLLFKYSLGLYLGAKRIARVIKSIYQSLGGIKKLFKRRKKT, encoded by the coding sequence ATGAATACAAACTCATTACTCCAAGCGTATTACAATGCACTTCAAGAAGCACTCCAACAAATATTCATCGCCTTGACTAGCGTGAGAAAAGACACACTAGCAAAACTAGTACTTGGAGGAGTAATGGGTGGAACAGCAACAGAAATAGCCCAAGCAACGGGCATGGACTACGAGACAGTACTAAAAAACCTTAACAAACTAGCAAACACAAACCTGATCAAAATAGTAAAAGAGATAGTACAAGACCACCCAGTACAACTAATAATAGACGACACACATGATCACAAACAACACGCAAGAGCACTACCAGTATCAAGAAACGGAGCACAAGTCTTCTACTGCAGAGAACACAAAAGATACGAACCAACAATACAACTACTCATAATAGCAATAAAAGACTTGAAAACAAACGAGACCTACATAGTAACAATAATACCCTACATACCACAAAAGGTTGTTGAGATATTAAGGGAGAGGGGAGAGGAGGTTGAGTTCAAGACAAAGATACAAGAATACTTGGAAACATTGCCAATTCTCGAGAAGGAGTTTAATGTTGTGTGCAAGGTTTTTGATTCTTGGTATGTTAATTCTAGGACTCTTTTATCTAATACCGTCGGGGAACTCAAGTCCAACTCGCGGGTCACCGAGGGTGGTAGGCTCGTGCCAGTTGGCGAGTTCCCCGAGGGGGAATACCTAGTTGAGTATCTAGGTATTCCCATAAAATTACTTGTAATAGATGATTATAAGGGTTTTGGAAGGAGGTACTTCTTCTCTACCAACGTTAATGATACTGCGGAGGAAATAATAACTGCGTGGGAGAATCGTTGGGATATTGAGGTTTTGATTAGGGAGCTTAAAGCCTTGGGATTGGAGAAAGGTTCTTTCCTCACTTGGGTTAGGAATAAGGGGTTTATAACCCTTAAGGCTCTCTCCTTACTCTTGGTACTCTTGTTTAAGTATTCTCTTGGTTTGTATTTGGGTGCCAAGAGGATAGCAAGGGTGATAAAAAGTATTTATCAATCTTTGGGCGGGATTAAGAAACTTTTTAAGAGAAGGAAAAAGACGTAA
- a CDS encoding MarR family transcriptional regulator: MRGQNKSYIVKRNLILEHCKTPRSFTELRKLTGMSDAGLSKALNDLIKEGYLQKTSDGKYVITDKVLQNYKERMINGIWFKYHGISDEKIEKIAELLKDEGEFYIVASKGNIDTDDLTLLLQYLFLLT; encoded by the coding sequence ATAAGGGGACAGAATAAATCTTATATCGTGAAGAGAAATTTAATACTTGAACACTGTAAAACACCAAGATCATTCACGGAACTGAGAAAGCTGACTGGTATGTCGGATGCAGGTCTATCCAAAGCGTTGAACGATCTTATAAAGGAGGGGTATTTGCAGAAGACATCAGATGGGAAATACGTGATAACTGATAAAGTATTACAAAACTATAAAGAGAGAATGATTAATGGGATCTGGTTTAAATACCATGGAATTTCTGACGAAAAGATTGAGAAAATAGCTGAACTTTTAAAGGATGAAGGAGAATTTTATATAGTAGCTTCTAAAGGTAATATTGACACAGACGATTTAACGCTTCTATTACAATATCTATTTTTACTCACATAA